Proteins from a single region of Thermodesulfovibrionia bacterium:
- the prmC gene encoding peptide chain release factor N(5)-glutamine methyltransferase, with amino-acid sequence MRAVNKIKDITDLLSSRGLESAGKEAELILKHGLGIDTVKIYRDDPVLMDKEDDLISEIAERRSMREPLQYILGSEEFLGLKISVGEGVLIPRPETELLAEEAIKRLHTLQNKVDTKQLAILDLCTGSGCIALAVAKEFKDADVCGVDISDKAIAYAKNNSVMNGINNVIFIKGDLFEPIKEGRYFDLIISNPPYIKTSDIEGLQPEIREWEPLSALDGGEDGLDFYKKIIPAARVFLNDSGILIFELGDGCADEVVHIMKESGYINIETIKDYSGIERIVSAQWTR; translated from the coding sequence ATGAGGGCTGTCAATAAAATAAAAGATATCACAGACCTTTTAAGCTCACGCGGGCTGGAATCCGCAGGCAAAGAGGCTGAGCTTATCTTAAAGCATGGGCTTGGGATAGACACGGTTAAGATATACAGGGATGATCCTGTATTGATGGATAAAGAGGATGACCTCATTTCTGAAATTGCCGAACGCAGATCAATGCGCGAGCCGCTTCAGTATATACTTGGTTCAGAAGAATTTTTAGGGCTTAAGATATCAGTAGGAGAGGGTGTTTTAATACCGAGGCCTGAGACGGAGCTTTTGGCGGAAGAAGCGATAAAGAGGCTTCACACCTTACAAAATAAAGTTGATACAAAACAGTTGGCCATTCTTGACCTATGCACAGGAAGCGGCTGTATCGCTTTGGCTGTTGCTAAAGAATTCAAAGACGCAGATGTTTGCGGAGTTGATATTTCAGATAAAGCTATCGCCTATGCAAAAAATAATTCCGTGATGAACGGGATAAATAATGTCATATTTATCAAGGGCGATCTCTTTGAGCCTATTAAAGAAGGACGATATTTCGACCTTATCATCTCAAACCCGCCTTACATAAAGACCAGCGATATTGAGGGGCTTCAGCCTGAGATAAGGGAATGGGAGCCTTTAAGCGCGCTTGACGGAGGAGAGGACGGGCTGGATTTTTATAAAAAGATAATTCCCGCTGCACGGGTTTTTTTGAATGACAGCGGCATTCTCATATTTGAGCTTGGCGACGGATGCGCTGATGAGGTAGTTCATATAATGAAAGAATCAGGATATATTAATATTGAAACCATAAAGGATTATTCAGGCATAGAGAGGATAGTGAGCGCGCAATGGACAAGATAA
- the murA gene encoding UDP-N-acetylglucosamine 1-carboxyvinyltransferase, with translation MDKIIVKGRNKLMGSVTISGAKNAALPIMVASILSSGESLIDNVPELKDISTMGKLLKSLGIGFERQDKKVSLRAENIDHVEASYDLVKTMRASVLVLGPLLARMGQARVSLPGGCAIGARPINLHVMGLEKMGAEISLSDGYINARSGRLRGAHICFDIPTVTGTENLMMAASLADGETVLENAACEPEVVDLANALISMGASIQGAGTGMIRINGVSSLSPLDYRVIPDRIETGTFIAAAGITGGEIEIQGCSMEHIEPVIVKLEETGIKMAYHGGVLKVKGPERLKAVDIRTMPYPGFPTDMQAQFMALMSVAEGTSIVTENIFENRFMHVAEMRRMGAKIKVSDSTATVEGVRSLTGAPVMATDLRASASLVIAGLAAEGETIIDRVYHLDRGYEKIEEKLRYLGADVRRVK, from the coding sequence ATGGACAAGATAATAGTTAAGGGCAGAAATAAATTAATGGGAAGCGTAACAATTAGCGGCGCAAAGAATGCCGCACTTCCGATCATGGTGGCATCTATTCTCAGTTCGGGTGAAAGCCTTATCGATAATGTTCCAGAACTGAAGGACATATCCACAATGGGCAAGCTGCTTAAGAGCCTCGGCATCGGTTTTGAGCGTCAGGACAAAAAGGTCTCGCTCAGGGCGGAGAATATAGATCATGTCGAGGCATCCTATGACCTTGTCAAGACGATGCGGGCTTCAGTGCTTGTGCTCGGCCCGCTGCTTGCGAGGATGGGGCAGGCAAGGGTCTCTCTGCCGGGCGGCTGCGCAATAGGCGCAAGGCCGATAAACCTTCATGTAATGGGGCTTGAAAAGATGGGCGCGGAGATATCACTTTCAGACGGTTATATCAATGCGAGGTCAGGCAGGTTAAGAGGCGCGCATATCTGCTTTGATATCCCGACGGTCACAGGCACAGAGAATCTTATGATGGCTGCGTCCCTGGCTGACGGAGAGACTGTGCTTGAGAATGCGGCATGCGAGCCTGAGGTGGTTGACCTTGCAAACGCATTGATATCAATGGGCGCATCCATACAGGGTGCAGGCACCGGAATGATAAGGATAAACGGGGTGTCCTCACTTTCCCCGCTTGACTATAGAGTAATACCTGATAGGATAGAGACAGGAACATTTATAGCAGCAGCCGGGATCACCGGCGGTGAGATTGAGATACAGGGCTGCAGCATGGAGCATATTGAGCCTGTGATAGTGAAACTTGAGGAGACCGGGATAAAGATGGCATATCATGGCGGGGTACTTAAGGTCAAGGGGCCTGAGAGGTTGAAGGCTGTTGATATAAGAACGATGCCTTATCCGGGTTTTCCCACAGACATGCAGGCGCAGTTCATGGCGCTTATGTCAGTAGCCGAGGGTACAAGCATTGTGACTGAGAATATATTTGAGAACAGGTTCATGCATGTTGCTGAGATGAGGAGGATGGGCGCAAAGATAAAGGTGTCAGATTCTACCGCAACTGTGGAAGGCGTCAGATCTCTTACAGGCGCTCCTGTCATGGCAACTGATCTCAGGGCGAGCGCTTCTCTTGTGATAGCAGGGCTTGCGGCTGAAGGCGAGACGATCATAGACAGGGTCTATCATCTTGACAGAGGTTATGAGAAGATCGAGGAGAAGTTGAGATACCTTGGGGCAGATGTCAGGAGGGTGAAGTGA
- a CDS encoding radical SAM protein, with protein sequence MSLYKRAKLLHGLLTGEVAKTGPFFVDIDLTNRCNLKCLGCTYHSSDVKKVSQQGSAEADISVDLFKDLCKELKIMGTESLIFHGSGEPFLHNNILDMLSIAKESGFHVTIITNGTLLDMDMLKSLIGLRLDTLKVSLWASSIDGYRKNYPGTNPDYFDKVINTLKLLTSLKASLKSRTPLLQLHHPINRHNYKTIGEFTNLALDTGCNILSFSPFWTVKGQVDSAALSKDEEEVMIRSLRKNKERLKYLTINDRTDDTLLKYRLGSSVWKKVPCYVAWYHARVRVDGKVQPCGRCLPEVNFGNLNNDTLHDIWNGESIRSFRSAALDPRTKASMLEGCDCNYCCFAVDNMKVHRIFKWIPSFFP encoded by the coding sequence GTGAGTCTTTATAAAAGGGCAAAACTTCTACATGGCCTGCTCACAGGCGAGGTCGCAAAAACAGGCCCTTTTTTTGTAGATATAGACCTTACAAACCGCTGCAACCTGAAGTGTCTGGGCTGCACTTACCATTCCTCTGACGTCAAAAAGGTTTCGCAACAGGGTTCTGCCGAGGCCGACATATCTGTTGACCTGTTTAAGGACCTGTGCAAAGAGCTTAAAATAATGGGGACAGAAAGTCTTATCTTTCATGGATCCGGTGAACCATTTTTACATAACAACATTTTAGATATGCTTTCTATTGCAAAGGAGTCCGGATTTCACGTTACCATCATCACAAACGGCACACTGCTGGATATGGATATGCTGAAGTCTCTTATAGGTCTCCGGCTTGATACCCTTAAGGTTAGCCTGTGGGCAAGCTCCATTGATGGGTACAGAAAGAATTATCCAGGGACCAACCCTGATTATTTTGACAAAGTTATAAATACTCTAAAACTTTTGACCTCACTTAAGGCATCACTGAAAAGCAGAACCCCTCTTCTTCAGCTGCATCACCCTATTAATCGGCATAATTATAAGACGATAGGTGAATTTACAAACCTTGCCCTGGATACGGGCTGTAATATATTATCCTTCTCGCCCTTCTGGACAGTTAAAGGTCAAGTGGATTCGGCTGCACTTTCCAAAGATGAGGAAGAGGTCATGATACGCTCTTTAAGGAAGAACAAGGAAAGGTTAAAATATCTTACGATAAACGATAGAACAGATGATACGCTTTTAAAATATAGGTTGGGAAGCTCTGTATGGAAGAAGGTCCCATGCTATGTTGCCTGGTACCATGCGAGGGTGAGGGTTGATGGAAAAGTCCAGCCCTGCGGCCGGTGCTTGCCTGAGGTTAATTTCGGAAACCTGAATAATGATACATTACATGATATATGGAATGGTGAATCAATCCGCAGTTTTCGAAGTGCGGCATTAGATCCCAGGACAAAGGCATCAATGTTGGAAGGGTGTGACTGTAATTACTGCTGCTTTGCAGTCGACAACATGAAGGTTCACCGTATATTTAAATGGATCCCGTCGTTCTTTCCCTGA
- the prfA gene encoding peptide chain release factor 1 → MLLDKLEEIEKRDAELTEILSDPDIFSDFTKSQTYSKEKSAISAVVEQIKRYKKCLLGIAEAEEILASSEDDEMKELADAELAELRQEKIAIENQIKIMLVPKDPRDEKNIILEIRAGTGGDEAALFAAELFRMYSKYAERMRWKVEIMDINATGIGGIKEVVASVQGKEVYSRLKYESGTHRVQRVPATETSGRVHTSAVTVAVLPEAEEVDLKIVESDLRVDTYCASGPGGQGVNTTYSAVRIVHVPTGLTVQCQDSRSQIKNREKAMKVLRARLYELECQKVDAERAEDRKSQVGSGDRSEKVRTYNFPQNRLTDHRIGLTLHKLAIIMEGDLDEVVENLHDYYQAEKLKEA, encoded by the coding sequence ATGTTACTTGATAAACTTGAAGAGATAGAGAAGAGGGATGCCGAGTTAACAGAGATATTGTCAGACCCTGATATCTTCTCAGACTTCACAAAGAGCCAGACATACTCTAAAGAGAAGTCTGCAATCTCTGCAGTTGTGGAGCAGATAAAGAGATACAAGAAATGCCTCTTGGGTATCGCTGAGGCTGAGGAGATCCTCGCTTCATCCGAGGACGATGAGATGAAGGAGCTTGCAGATGCCGAACTTGCCGAACTCAGGCAGGAAAAAATTGCGATTGAGAATCAGATAAAGATCATGCTGGTCCCCAAAGATCCGAGGGATGAGAAGAATATTATCCTTGAGATCCGCGCAGGCACAGGAGGGGATGAGGCCGCGCTCTTTGCGGCGGAGCTCTTCAGAATGTACAGCAAATATGCCGAGCGCATGAGGTGGAAGGTCGAGATAATGGATATCAACGCCACAGGCATCGGCGGGATAAAAGAAGTTGTGGCATCCGTACAGGGCAAAGAGGTCTACAGCCGGCTTAAATATGAGAGCGGCACACATCGTGTACAGCGTGTACCTGCGACAGAGACGTCCGGCAGGGTGCATACATCAGCAGTGACCGTAGCGGTGCTTCCGGAGGCTGAAGAGGTTGACCTGAAGATAGTGGAGAGCGATCTCAGGGTTGATACATACTGCGCATCAGGCCCGGGAGGGCAGGGCGTAAATACGACGTATTCCGCAGTCAGGATAGTTCATGTGCCCACAGGGCTGACCGTTCAGTGCCAGGACAGCCGATCTCAGATAAAGAACAGGGAGAAGGCGATGAAGGTACTCAGGGCGAGGCTCTATGAACTTGAGTGCCAGAAGGTCGACGCCGAGAGGGCAGAGGACAGGAAATCACAGGTCGGCTCAGGCGACCGGAGCGAGAAGGTAAGGACATACAACTTCCCGCAGAACAGGCTCACTGACCACAGGATAGGGCTTACCCTTCATAAACTTGCGATCATTATGGAGGGCGATCTTGATGAGGTCGTTGAGAACCTTCATGATTATTATCAGGCTGAAAAGTTAAAAGAGGCGTAA
- the selB gene encoding selenocysteine-specific translation elongation factor has translation MRYIILGTAGHIDHGKSALVKALTGTDPDRLKEEKERGITIDLGFADLSYPDGLKVGIIDVPGHERLIKNMLAGAGGIDIVLMVIAADEGIMPQSREHLAICDLLKVKRGIIVITKSDLVDKDWLALVTEEVRDFVKGTFLEDAGIISVSSKTGENIEGLKDKIKDAASGIEPKHEKAIFRLPVDRVFTLKGFGTVVTGTSISGSINVDEPIEILPSGMISKIRGLQSHGETIKSAYAGQRVAVNLQGVSKDEIQRGDVLATPGKVKTSYIVDAELKLLKDTSITALKNRSLVHFHAGSSEMTARIIIYENESLKPGDSAFCQFRFPTPVALLAGDRYIIRRFSPLQTIGGGEVLDPSPKRRKKLGDIEEQNIFWEGSLGEKIAAKVHQKGIYGIAREELEGWIKAELPNIKSAIETLIKNGEVRRCEDRLIHKDVFDDFSEGIRSSLKEFHIKNPLRPGMLKEELRSSYSGADQRFFDGLLALVKGITVDKDIVRSSAFNLSLSDDNKAVKDKILKAIDDSLFQPPAIDELAASVKVDSKQAVELLKIMAKEGSLVRIKDAVYISKSNHAKMMDKLKEFYSKKPDMTVGEFRDILDTSRKYALPFLEYLDSNRITMRIGDVRKFLFKG, from the coding sequence ATGAGATACATTATCCTCGGCACAGCCGGACATATTGACCACGGAAAGAGCGCGCTTGTAAAGGCGCTTACAGGCACAGACCCTGACAGGCTGAAGGAAGAGAAGGAACGTGGCATCACGATCGACCTCGGCTTTGCTGACCTTTCATATCCTGACGGGCTTAAGGTGGGCATCATTGATGTGCCGGGACATGAGCGGCTTATCAAAAATATGCTTGCGGGCGCAGGCGGGATCGATATCGTGCTCATGGTGATAGCTGCTGATGAAGGGATAATGCCGCAGAGCAGGGAGCATCTTGCGATCTGCGACCTTTTGAAGGTGAAGAGGGGGATCATCGTTATCACAAAGTCTGACCTTGTGGATAAGGACTGGCTTGCGCTTGTCACAGAAGAGGTGAGGGATTTTGTTAAGGGGACATTTCTTGAGGATGCCGGGATAATATCTGTTTCATCAAAGACAGGTGAGAATATAGAGGGGCTTAAGGATAAGATAAAGGATGCTGCTTCAGGTATTGAACCCAAACATGAGAAGGCTATATTCAGGCTGCCTGTTGACAGGGTCTTTACGCTCAAAGGATTCGGCACAGTTGTCACAGGCACTTCTATCTCAGGGAGCATTAATGTTGATGAGCCGATAGAGATACTTCCCAGCGGGATGATAAGCAAGATCAGAGGGCTTCAGAGCCATGGCGAAACTATCAAAAGCGCATACGCAGGCCAGAGGGTGGCTGTGAACCTTCAGGGTGTTTCAAAGGATGAGATACAGAGAGGCGATGTGCTGGCAACGCCTGGAAAGGTTAAGACATCTTACATCGTTGATGCAGAGTTGAAACTCTTAAAAGATACCTCCATAACCGCGCTCAAGAACAGGAGCCTTGTCCACTTTCACGCTGGTTCCTCTGAGATGACTGCAAGGATAATTATCTATGAGAACGAGTCACTTAAGCCCGGCGACAGCGCCTTCTGCCAGTTCAGGTTCCCGACACCTGTCGCCCTGCTTGCAGGGGACAGATATATTATCAGGCGATTCTCACCTCTGCAGACGATCGGCGGAGGCGAGGTGCTTGACCCTTCGCCAAAGCGCAGGAAGAAGCTTGGGGATATTGAGGAGCAGAATATATTCTGGGAGGGGAGCCTTGGCGAGAAGATAGCTGCAAAGGTGCATCAGAAGGGGATCTACGGCATTGCGCGCGAAGAGCTTGAGGGGTGGATAAAGGCTGAACTGCCCAATATAAAATCAGCTATTGAAACACTGATAAAGAACGGTGAGGTGAGAAGGTGCGAAGACAGGCTGATACATAAGGATGTCTTCGATGATTTTTCCGAAGGGATCAGGTCATCCCTTAAAGAATTTCACATTAAGAATCCGCTCAGGCCGGGCATGTTAAAAGAGGAGCTGAGGTCATCTTACAGCGGGGCTGACCAGAGATTTTTCGACGGACTGCTTGCGCTTGTTAAAGGGATAACGGTTGATAAAGATATCGTTAGGTCAAGCGCATTTAATCTCTCTTTGAGCGATGACAATAAGGCTGTTAAAGATAAGATATTAAAGGCAATCGATGATTCTCTTTTTCAGCCTCCTGCAATTGACGAGCTTGCGGCATCGGTAAAGGTGGACAGCAAACAGGCTGTTGAGCTTTTAAAGATAATGGCAAAAGAGGGAAGCCTCGTAAGGATAAAGGACGCTGTCTATATCTCAAAGTCAAACCATGCGAAGATGATGGATAAACTGAAGGAGTTTTACTCTAAAAAACCGGATATGACTGTAGGCGAGTTCCGTGATATTCTTGATACATCAAGAAAGTACGCGCTTCCTTTTCTTGAGTATCTCGACAGCAACAGGATAACGATGCGAATAGGCGATGTGAGGAAGTTTCTCTTTAAGGGATAA
- the selA gene encoding L-seryl-tRNA(Sec) selenium transferase, which produces MNKPNPLKDIPSVDECLKSSYGLKWLDSYPRKSVLKAVRNILDLKRKEILSGLTPVLSLDALSPDIERVLKELSAYKLRPVINATGVVIHTNLGRAILSDEAIKNITNVAASYSNLEYDLSSAKRGKRYSHLNDIVLELTGAEDAIVVNNNAAAVLVCLNTFARGREVVVSRGELVEIGGSFRIPEVMEASGAVLREVGSTNKAHLRDYENAVCGDTALLLKVHPSNYKVIGFTEEVSMEELAGLGREFRVPVMADLGSGCMIDLEKYGVYGEPTVQSVIKSGVDIVTFSGDKLLGGPQAGIIIGKKKYIQMIQKNPMLRALRIDKLTLASLEATFMQFLDEEKAVRDIPTLRMLTEKKDIIKKRAQKILTSLKKPLSDHADITIISDQSRAGGGSLPETDFPTFVVSIKPLKMSVNKFEKKLRESTTPVIARIQDGALLVDARTVLDREIKSLVSCIVSALS; this is translated from the coding sequence ATGAATAAACCTAATCCTCTTAAAGATATACCTTCTGTTGATGAATGTCTCAAGAGTTCTTACGGCTTGAAATGGCTTGACTCTTATCCGAGAAAGTCTGTTCTTAAAGCCGTCAGGAATATTCTCGACCTGAAAAGAAAAGAGATATTGAGCGGCCTCACGCCGGTCCTCTCCCTTGATGCTCTCTCTCCTGACATTGAAAGAGTATTAAAAGAACTCTCAGCTTATAAACTCAGGCCTGTTATCAATGCAACAGGCGTCGTCATACATACGAACCTCGGCAGGGCGATACTTTCTGACGAGGCGATTAAGAATATAACAAATGTTGCAGCAAGCTACTCAAACCTTGAATATGACCTCTCAAGCGCGAAAAGGGGCAAGAGGTATTCACATCTGAATGATATCGTGCTTGAGCTGACAGGAGCAGAGGATGCGATAGTTGTCAATAACAACGCGGCAGCTGTGCTCGTCTGCCTGAATACATTTGCAAGGGGCAGGGAAGTTGTTGTATCAAGAGGCGAGCTTGTAGAGATCGGCGGGTCATTCAGGATACCTGAGGTGATGGAGGCAAGCGGCGCAGTGCTAAGGGAAGTAGGCTCAACAAATAAGGCGCATTTGAGGGATTATGAAAATGCAGTCTGCGGCGATACGGCCCTCCTGCTCAAGGTCCATCCGAGCAATTACAAGGTTATAGGTTTTACAGAAGAGGTTTCTATGGAGGAGCTCGCCGGTTTAGGAAGAGAGTTCAGGGTGCCTGTGATGGCAGACCTCGGAAGCGGCTGCATGATAGACCTTGAAAAGTACGGCGTCTATGGCGAGCCTACAGTCCAGAGCGTCATCAAGTCAGGAGTTGATATCGTCACATTCAGCGGTGACAAGCTCCTCGGCGGCCCTCAGGCTGGCATAATCATAGGAAAGAAAAAGTACATACAAATGATACAGAAGAATCCGATGCTCAGGGCTCTGAGGATCGACAAACTGACGCTTGCGTCACTTGAGGCGACCTTTATGCAGTTCCTTGACGAGGAGAAGGCTGTCAGGGATATTCCGACGCTCAGGATGCTTACAGAGAAAAAGGATATCATCAAAAAGAGGGCGCAGAAGATACTCACATCTTTAAAGAAACCTCTCTCTGACCATGCCGATATCACTATCATCTCTGATCAGTCCCGCGCCGGCGGCGGCTCTCTCCCTGAGACCGACTTTCCAACCTTTGTCGTATCTATTAAACCTCTAAAGATGTCTGTCAATAAGTTTGAAAAGAAGCTGAGAGAGAGTACCACCCCTGTGATCGCAAGGATACAGGACGGCGCGCTTCTTGTCGACGCAAGGACGGTGCTGGATAGGGAGATAAAGAGTTTGGTCAGCTGTATTGTTTCCGCTTTATCTTGA
- the rpmE gene encoding 50S ribosomal protein L31 yields the protein MKQEIHPEYKEAKAVCACGEKFATMSTQPTIHVDVCSKCHPFFTGKQKLLDAEGRVEKFRKKYAKK from the coding sequence TTGAAACAGGAAATTCATCCGGAATACAAAGAGGCTAAAGCGGTTTGCGCATGCGGCGAAAAGTTTGCCACTATGTCCACTCAACCGACTATTCATGTAGATGTCTGCTCAAAGTGTCATCCTTTCTTTACAGGCAAGCAGAAGCTGCTGGATGCTGAAGGAAGGGTTGAGAAGTTCAGAAAGAAATACGCAAAAAAGTAA
- a CDS encoding glycosyltransferase family 2 protein, with product MLNSFPSVLAVIINWNGRDGLLLECLDSITGIDYPGDRYKVMVIDNASSDGSQEAISLRYPDIILVENKENAGYVKAVNQGVEYGLKSGADYIWVLNNDVVVQQDVLNRLVEAGEKDEEIGVIAPVIYYYDRAEEIDDIGYRINFWTGRLEKLKLGRTIFTDSKDEIADVDSILGCANLIKADVFRRIGYFKTIYKLYFEETDFNVRAKRGGFRVVVVRGAKVLHKEATTMNRFIFKRAWLLLRNLFVFELLNARLMHLVIFIPYYFFIHLPYFIVRGTFYGLNVKLAGIDKMEGR from the coding sequence ATGCTGAATTCATTTCCATCAGTTCTTGCAGTGATCATAAACTGGAACGGCAGGGACGGCCTTCTGCTTGAGTGCCTCGACTCGATAACCGGCATTGATTATCCCGGGGACAGGTATAAGGTAATGGTCATTGACAACGCCTCAAGTGACGGCTCTCAGGAGGCGATATCCCTCAGGTACCCCGATATCATCCTTGTTGAGAACAAAGAGAATGCCGGTTATGTGAAGGCTGTCAACCAGGGGGTCGAATACGGCCTGAAGTCCGGTGCTGATTATATATGGGTGCTGAATAATGATGTGGTAGTTCAGCAGGACGTCCTCAACAGGCTCGTGGAGGCCGGGGAGAAGGATGAAGAGATAGGGGTGATAGCGCCTGTTATATATTACTATGACAGAGCAGAAGAGATAGACGATATCGGATACAGGATAAACTTCTGGACAGGCAGGCTTGAGAAGCTGAAGCTCGGCCGGACCATCTTTACTGACAGTAAAGATGAGATCGCTGATGTTGATTCAATTCTCGGCTGCGCAAATCTTATAAAGGCGGATGTCTTCAGAAGGATTGGATACTTTAAGACGATATATAAGCTCTATTTTGAGGAGACGGATTTTAATGTAAGGGCAAAGCGCGGCGGTTTCAGGGTCGTGGTCGTAAGAGGCGCAAAGGTGCTGCACAAGGAGGCCACGACGATGAACAGGTTCATATTCAAGCGCGCCTGGCTGCTTCTGCGAAACCTCTTTGTCTTTGAACTTCTCAATGCCAGGTTAATGCACCTGGTAATATTTATCCCATACTATTTTTTTATACATTTGCCCTATTTCATTGTGCGCGGTACCTTTTACGGCCTGAATGTCAAGCTTGCAGGTATAGATAAAATGGAAGGCCGGTGA
- the hisD gene encoding histidinol dehydrogenase: MRIIRSADVDIFIKELSLRATTGSDGREDFESIVKKIINDVRTNGDSAVKKYTEKFDSVKPKSIAVSREEIESAAAMAGKDLIKALKESARRIKAYHDLQKEESWYISDKGITLGHVIRPIERVGVYVPGGKAAYPSTVLMNVIPAQVAGVKEIALCVPTPDGKINPAVAAAVSLLKISEVYAIGGAQAIAAMAYGTETIKRVDKIVGPGNIFVATAKKMVFGDVGIDMIAGPSEILIIADKTANPSFIAADLLGQAEHDEMASSILLTDSEELAGEVQKVLALQLAKLSRKKIAENSITKYGAIIITADIAEAIGIANRIAPEHLEVMTKKPEKLLSSIKNAGAIFLGEWTPESLGDYSAGPNHTLPTCGSSRFSSPLGVYDFIKRTSLINASKEGFIALSKTVAEIADNEGLEAHGNSVRVRLKHK, encoded by the coding sequence GTGAGGATAATCAGGAGTGCTGATGTTGATATCTTCATAAAGGAACTGAGCCTGAGGGCAACTACAGGTTCAGACGGCAGGGAAGATTTTGAATCTATTGTTAAGAAGATCATAAATGATGTCAGGACGAACGGCGACAGCGCTGTTAAAAAATATACAGAGAAGTTTGATTCAGTAAAGCCGAAGAGCATCGCTGTAAGCAGGGAAGAGATAGAATCCGCCGCGGCTATGGCAGGCAAAGACCTGATCAAAGCGCTTAAGGAGTCTGCCAGAAGAATAAAAGCATATCATGACCTTCAGAAAGAAGAGTCCTGGTACATCTCTGATAAAGGCATAACGCTTGGCCATGTGATAAGGCCTATTGAAAGGGTGGGCGTCTATGTGCCCGGAGGAAAGGCCGCTTATCCGTCAACTGTCCTGATGAATGTGATACCCGCGCAGGTTGCAGGCGTAAAAGAGATAGCCCTTTGCGTGCCGACCCCTGACGGCAAGATCAACCCGGCTGTTGCTGCTGCTGTCAGCCTGCTGAAGATAAGCGAAGTCTATGCTATCGGAGGCGCACAGGCTATCGCTGCCATGGCTTACGGCACTGAGACGATAAAGAGGGTTGATAAGATAGTCGGGCCGGGAAATATATTTGTTGCGACCGCCAAGAAGATGGTATTCGGCGATGTTGGCATTGATATGATCGCAGGGCCGAGCGAGATCCTGATAATCGCTGACAAGACAGCCAACCCCTCATTCATTGCAGCAGACCTCCTCGGACAGGCAGAGCATGATGAGATGGCTTCATCTATCCTGCTCACCGACTCAGAGGAACTTGCCGGAGAAGTTCAAAAAGTGCTGGCGCTTCAGCTTGCAAAGCTCAGCAGAAAAAAGATCGCTGAGAATTCGATAACTAAGTACGGCGCAATAATTATTACAGCGGATATTGCTGAGGCGATAGGCATTGCAAACCGCATAGCGCCTGAGCATCTTGAGGTCATGACAAAAAAACCTGAGAAACTTTTATCAAGTATAAAGAATGCAGGAGCGATCTTTCTTGGAGAATGGACCCCTGAAAGCCTCGGCGATTATTCAGCAGGCCCGAACCACACCCTTCCCACATGCGGCTCTTCAAGGTTTTCCTCACCGCTTGGGGTATATGACTTTATCAAACGCACAAGCCTGATAAACGCGAGCAAAGAGGGATTTATCGCACTTTCAAAGACCGTTGCCGAGATAGCAGACAACGAGGGGCTTGAGGCGCACGGCAATTCGGTCAGGGTCAGGCTGAAACATAAATAA